Proteins encoded in a region of the Paucibacter sediminis genome:
- a CDS encoding 4Fe-4S dicluster domain-containing protein, with the protein MTRLGMVIDLSKCNGCGACAFACKAENNTRDRADGQSFNWADFLMKTEGTFPNTRHSVIPVLCNHCSDAPCIKVCPGNPKKAGPGKPYKALYKTPEGITLHNPELCVGCGDCQRKCPYSHDRLDDSSLEGASYSVISLNPMDEDAQPRWSDKSAAIPGCTASGAEVAALAGATPPMLNKWQGGELQPVRSDDVIEKCTFCYHRVLNGLQPACVDACPARARIFGDQDDPNSQISQLLKQEKSFRLQEEKGTKPNVHYIGKYSPRG; encoded by the coding sequence ATGACAAGACTTGGAATGGTCATCGACCTCTCTAAATGCAACGGCTGTGGCGCTTGTGCATTCGCCTGCAAGGCCGAAAACAACACCCGCGACCGAGCGGACGGGCAGAGCTTCAACTGGGCAGACTTCCTGATGAAGACCGAGGGGACGTTCCCGAACACCAGGCACTCGGTGATTCCGGTGTTGTGCAACCACTGCAGCGATGCGCCCTGCATCAAGGTCTGCCCCGGCAACCCCAAGAAGGCAGGCCCGGGCAAGCCCTACAAGGCGCTTTACAAGACACCCGAAGGCATCACCCTGCACAACCCCGAGTTGTGCGTGGGCTGCGGCGACTGCCAGCGCAAGTGCCCCTACAGCCATGACCGACTCGACGACTCCAGCCTCGAAGGCGCGAGTTACAGCGTCATCAGCCTGAACCCCATGGACGAGGATGCGCAACCGCGCTGGTCCGACAAGAGCGCAGCGATTCCCGGATGTACAGCCTCGGGCGCAGAGGTCGCGGCATTGGCCGGTGCCACGCCGCCGATGCTCAACAAGTGGCAGGGCGGCGAGTTGCAGCCGGTGCGTTCCGATGACGTGATCGAGAAGTGCACCTTCTGCTATCACCGCGTTCTGAACGGCCTGCAGCCTGCCTGCGTGGATGCCTGCCCGGCGCGGGCGCGTATCTTCGGTGACCAGGATGATCCCAACAGCCAGATTTCCCAGCTCCTGAAACAGGAGAAGTCCTTCCGGCTGCAAGAGGAAAAGGGCACCAAGCCCAATGTTCACTACATTGGCAAGTACAGCCCGCGCGGCTGA
- a CDS encoding MFS transporter, translating to MTRRQASFPWLIATLIAVHACMAVTRVAGSLWVLQAGHGEWMVGLLLSLFAVAPIPLSMWAGGLADRHGLHRPVGIGALMAGAGALVALASQSLPAIAFSCLASGGAIAVAAVAIQREAGQLAEDPSQLKRVFSWVALGPALSNALAPICTGLLIDHLGYRAAFGFAVLLPLLAWGLVQRVPRHTPAPPSAQARSRPAWELLKTGPLRWLLLLNIVLAASWDAHSFVVPVVGHARQLSASSIGLVLGSFALAATLVRLAIVRWAGRLDELKALRSAMLLASLTLAAYAWLPGTAGLMLGSAVLGLALGSVQPMVLSMLHQVTPAERHGQALGLRMLATNGATIAMPLGFGLLAAASVAAAPLWLMAALLVLAQLPARALQRPS from the coding sequence GTGACGCGGCGCCAGGCTTCGTTTCCCTGGTTGATCGCCACCCTCATCGCCGTGCACGCTTGCATGGCGGTGACGCGCGTGGCGGGCAGCCTGTGGGTGCTGCAGGCCGGCCATGGCGAGTGGATGGTGGGGCTGCTCCTGAGCCTGTTCGCGGTCGCGCCCATCCCGCTCTCGATGTGGGCCGGAGGCCTGGCCGATCGGCATGGCCTGCATCGCCCGGTCGGCATCGGCGCGCTGATGGCCGGTGCTGGCGCCCTGGTGGCGCTGGCCTCGCAAAGCCTGCCGGCGATCGCCTTCAGCTGCCTGGCCAGCGGTGGCGCCATCGCGGTGGCGGCGGTGGCGATCCAGCGCGAGGCCGGCCAGCTCGCCGAGGACCCGAGCCAGCTCAAGCGCGTGTTCAGCTGGGTGGCGCTGGGCCCGGCGCTCTCGAATGCGCTGGCTCCCATCTGTACCGGCCTGCTGATCGACCATCTGGGCTACCGCGCCGCCTTCGGCTTTGCGGTGCTGCTGCCGTTGCTGGCCTGGGGCCTGGTGCAGCGCGTGCCGCGCCATACGCCGGCGCCGCCGAGCGCGCAGGCACGCAGCCGCCCGGCCTGGGAGCTGCTGAAGACCGGCCCGCTGCGCTGGCTGCTGCTGCTCAACATCGTGCTGGCGGCCAGCTGGGACGCGCACAGCTTCGTGGTGCCGGTGGTGGGCCATGCGCGCCAGCTCAGCGCCTCCAGCATCGGCCTGGTGCTGGGCTCGTTCGCGCTGGCCGCCACGCTGGTGCGCCTGGCCATCGTGCGCTGGGCCGGCCGGCTCGACGAGCTCAAGGCCCTGCGCAGCGCCATGCTGCTGGCCAGCCTGACGCTGGCGGCCTATGCCTGGCTGCCCGGCACCGCCGGCCTGATGCTGGGCTCGGCCGTGCTGGGGCTGGCGCTGGGCTCGGTGCAGCCCATGGTGTTGTCCATGCTGCACCAGGTCACGCCGGCGGAGCGCCACGGCCAGGCCCTGGGCCTGCGCATGCTGGCCACCAATGGCGCGACGATCGCGATGCCGCTGGGCTTCGGCCTGCTGGCGGCGGCCTCGGTGGCGGCCGCGCCGCTGTGGCTGATGGCCGCGCTGCTGGTGCTGGCGCAGCTGCCAGCACGCGCGCTGCAGCGGCCAAGCTAA
- a CDS encoding TorD/DmsD family molecular chaperone, translated as MSEHAEKQALAREDLCRFISACYYEPMPAFAEERLFESMLNAAQCLDPELAASACRLGEAFAACELQDLLVDYARLFLGPMQALAPPYGSRWACDASQAAEARTAALMALYDEGGFDIDEACRELPDHVAIQMEFLYLLNYAQNQARREHDLDGLAAAQALQRRFLAEQLGGWVGPFTAAIGSKAETAFYRELGAFTAGFARTLV; from the coding sequence ATGTCCGAGCATGCTGAGAAACAGGCGCTGGCACGCGAAGACCTGTGCCGTTTCATATCCGCCTGCTACTACGAACCGATGCCGGCCTTTGCCGAGGAGCGGCTGTTCGAGTCGATGCTGAACGCCGCGCAATGCCTTGATCCCGAACTGGCCGCCAGCGCATGCCGCCTGGGCGAGGCCTTCGCCGCCTGTGAGTTGCAAGATCTGTTGGTTGACTACGCCCGTCTGTTTCTCGGCCCCATGCAGGCGCTGGCACCGCCCTATGGGTCACGCTGGGCTTGCGACGCCTCGCAAGCGGCCGAAGCCCGGACCGCGGCGCTCATGGCCCTCTACGACGAGGGCGGATTCGACATCGACGAAGCGTGCAGGGAACTGCCGGACCATGTCGCCATACAGATGGAGTTTCTGTACCTGCTGAACTACGCACAGAACCAGGCCCGCCGGGAACACGACCTCGACGGCCTTGCGGCGGCGCAGGCCCTGCAACGGCGCTTTCTGGCGGAGCAACTCGGCGGCTGGGTCGGGCCGTTCACCGCCGCCATCGGTTCAAAGGCCGAGACGGCGTTCTATCGCGAGTTGGGCGCGTTCACGGCAGGCTTTGCTCGGACCCTTGTTTAG
- a CDS encoding molybdopterin-dependent oxidoreductase produces the protein MATGVSAGCLATGCASVSAPAAAPLTSAFIPRQARPSRPAQGQWVASTCQGCTQWCAIQILVQDGRATRVRGNPLSKTNHGYVCPRGHLIPQQMYDPDRIKVPMKRTNPVKGRGIDPKFVPISWDEALDTLAEKMMALRKSGETHKLVYMRGRYSPTSTELLYGTLPKVFGTGNYFSHSAICAEAEKMGPGLTQGFFGYRDYDLEKTNCLVCWGTDPLASNRMVPNTMNRFPDIVKRGTVIAVDPRLSNVAAKAHEWLPISPGTDGALAGAIAHVLLTEGLWNREFVGDFKDGKNLFVAGQIVDEAAFAEKESYGLVKWWNLELRNQTPAWGEQVSLIPAAQIQRVARAMGKAAPRVVVWMGPGVAMSPRGTYAAMAVYALNGLLGSIDVEGGVWQSPSGPPLAPFPKADAYVDEIAKAGSKGKKLDGRGAKDMPAMMNAKPGSGVVTNNVANGMLKDPGAVKVFISTWSNFAFSATGAQRWEKALAAVPFFVHMVPSASEMTQFADIVLPSTFNSAEGWSIVTNMGNGHAYASIQQGAIKRLWDVKQEETEVMWLLAEKLKAKGFANLFDYYAKEFKDPETGKAPTTALEFSEIAAKMTSAPIWAAKEPLKGDAPILGWADFKKKGMFSGPRYTLKKGWGGKFATETKKFEFYSETLKKGLAEHAKKYETSIDDILGVSGYVARGELAFVPHYEPVKRHGSVQDFPLTFIDYKSRLNREGRSANVPWYQEFKKVDPGDVSWSDVVKMNPKDGAKLGLKSGDTVTITSMAGTISCQLKLWEGVRPGTVAKCYGQGHWAYGRVAAQDFGKATPRGGNNNEILVDDYDRLSGATARNGGFTGVRIQKA, from the coding sequence ATGGCCACAGGCGTTTCCGCCGGCTGTCTGGCCACCGGCTGTGCATCCGTTTCCGCACCTGCCGCCGCCCCTCTCACCAGCGCATTCATTCCGCGCCAGGCCAGGCCATCCCGCCCCGCCCAAGGGCAATGGGTAGCCAGTACCTGCCAGGGCTGCACGCAGTGGTGCGCGATCCAGATCCTGGTGCAGGATGGACGCGCCACGCGGGTGCGCGGCAACCCGCTCTCCAAGACCAACCACGGCTACGTCTGCCCGCGCGGGCATCTGATCCCGCAACAGATGTACGACCCCGACCGCATCAAGGTGCCGATGAAGCGCACCAACCCGGTCAAGGGGCGTGGCATCGATCCGAAGTTCGTGCCCATCAGCTGGGACGAGGCGCTGGACACCTTGGCCGAGAAGATGATGGCGCTGCGCAAGTCCGGTGAAACGCACAAGCTGGTGTACATGCGCGGGCGCTATTCACCCACCTCCACCGAATTGCTCTACGGCACCTTGCCCAAGGTGTTTGGCACCGGCAACTACTTCTCGCACAGCGCCATCTGCGCCGAGGCCGAGAAGATGGGGCCGGGCCTGACGCAGGGCTTCTTCGGTTACCGCGACTATGACCTTGAGAAGACCAACTGCCTGGTGTGCTGGGGCACCGATCCGCTCGCGTCCAACCGCATGGTGCCAAACACCATGAATCGCTTCCCGGACATCGTGAAGCGAGGCACGGTGATTGCGGTGGATCCGCGCCTGTCCAACGTGGCCGCGAAAGCGCACGAATGGCTGCCCATCAGCCCCGGCACGGATGGTGCGCTGGCGGGTGCGATCGCCCATGTGCTGCTGACCGAAGGGTTGTGGAACCGCGAGTTCGTGGGCGACTTCAAGGATGGCAAGAACCTGTTCGTGGCTGGGCAGATCGTCGACGAGGCCGCGTTCGCCGAGAAGGAGAGCTACGGCCTGGTGAAGTGGTGGAATCTTGAACTGCGCAACCAGACGCCGGCCTGGGGCGAGCAGGTGTCGTTGATACCGGCGGCGCAGATCCAGCGCGTGGCGCGCGCCATGGGCAAGGCCGCCCCCAGAGTGGTCGTGTGGATGGGCCCCGGCGTGGCCATGTCGCCGCGCGGAACCTATGCAGCCATGGCGGTGTATGCACTCAACGGCCTGCTGGGTTCGATCGACGTGGAGGGGGGCGTGTGGCAAAGCCCCAGCGGCCCACCGCTGGCGCCCTTCCCCAAGGCCGATGCCTATGTCGACGAGATCGCCAAGGCCGGCAGCAAGGGCAAGAAGCTGGACGGCCGCGGTGCCAAGGACATGCCGGCGATGATGAACGCCAAGCCCGGCAGCGGTGTCGTCACCAACAACGTTGCCAACGGCATGTTGAAGGATCCCGGTGCGGTCAAGGTCTTCATCTCCACATGGTCGAACTTCGCCTTCTCCGCCACCGGTGCACAGCGCTGGGAAAAGGCGTTGGCAGCGGTGCCGTTCTTCGTGCACATGGTGCCGAGCGCGTCCGAGATGACCCAGTTCGCCGACATCGTGCTGCCCTCGACCTTCAACTCCGCCGAGGGCTGGTCCATCGTGACCAATATGGGCAATGGCCATGCCTATGCCTCGATACAGCAGGGCGCCATCAAGCGCCTATGGGACGTCAAGCAGGAGGAAACCGAGGTGATGTGGCTGCTGGCCGAGAAGCTCAAGGCCAAGGGTTTCGCCAACCTCTTCGACTACTACGCCAAGGAATTCAAGGATCCGGAAACCGGCAAGGCACCGACCACGGCGCTCGAGTTCTCGGAGATTGCCGCCAAGATGACGAGCGCGCCCATCTGGGCCGCGAAGGAGCCACTCAAGGGCGACGCGCCCATTCTTGGCTGGGCCGACTTCAAGAAGAAGGGCATGTTCAGCGGGCCACGCTACACGCTCAAGAAGGGCTGGGGCGGCAAGTTCGCAACCGAGACCAAGAAGTTCGAGTTCTACAGCGAGACCTTGAAGAAGGGTTTGGCCGAGCACGCCAAGAAGTACGAGACCAGCATCGATGACATCCTCGGCGTCAGCGGCTATGTGGCGCGCGGCGAACTGGCCTTCGTGCCGCACTACGAGCCGGTCAAGCGCCATGGCTCGGTGCAGGATTTCCCGCTGACCTTCATCGACTACAAGTCGCGCCTGAACCGCGAAGGCCGCTCGGCCAACGTGCCCTGGTATCAGGAGTTCAAGAAGGTGGACCCGGGCGACGTGTCCTGGAGCGATGTGGTCAAGATGAACCCCAAGGATGGTGCCAAGCTGGGCTTGAAGAGCGGCGACACCGTCACGATCACCTCGATGGCAGGCACCATTTCCTGCCAACTCAAACTCTGGGAGGGCGTGCGCCCCGGCACCGTGGCCAAGTGCTACGGCCAGGGCCATTGGGCCTATGGCCGGGTGGCGGCGCAGGACTTTGGCAAGGCGACGCCGCGTGGCGGCAACAACAACGAGATCCTGGTCGATGACTACGACCGGCTGAGCGGCGCCACCGCCCGCAACGGCGGCTTCACCGGCGTGCGGATCCAGAAGGCCTGA